The Fimbriimonadaceae bacterium genomic sequence ATCAACTTGGCCGTCTCGTATTTCGCCTTGCCGAAGAGTCCGACTTTCGCGCTGTCGTATTCAAAGGTGACATAGATCCGGGCGGGATAATCGTCGCCCGCCTTTTTGGCGACATCGCCCGCCTTGAGCACGTTGGAGACTTTCCACTGCCATCGAATGATCGGATAGTCCTTGGGGTCGATGCGAATTTCTCGCGTCATGCCTGAGGAGGAGGCCTGGCTGGACGCTTTGACGACGACCTGTTCCCCTTCCTTCACAAGACCGTAGGTGGTGTGCTGCGGGATCTTGGGGAACGTGAGCGGCTTCCAGCCGTCGGGCCAGGGGCCTCCTGGCGCGGCGGCCGAGAAGGCGCCGATCGTCTGGGTGTCCGGCGAGTTGGCGTCCAGTCGGTCCGGATCTCCCAGAATCATTCCGACCAACAGGAACGACGAGAGGCCGACGATCAGGGAAGACGTTGCTGGTGGCATCGCCTGTGTCCTTTGAAATCCACGAGGTGCATAAGTTCTCCTGTTCCCGGGCAGGGCAACCCTACCGCCGCATCCATGCAAACAACTTGATCAAGAACTCTCTGGTCCTCTGCGTGAAGTGGGCTTTTCGCCAGAGATTGATCACCTTTTTGTTGACTTCGGCCTGTGTCGGATAGGGATGGATGGTACCCGCGATCGCCTTGGCCCCTGCTCCCGTTTTCATCGCGACCGAGAACTCGCTGATCATCTCCCCGGCATGGGCCGCCACGATGGTCGCCCCCAGAAT encodes the following:
- a CDS encoding DUF3047 domain-containing protein; the protein is MPPATSSLIVGLSSFLLVGMILGDPDRLDANSPDTQTIGAFSAAAPGGPWPDGWKPLTFPKIPQHTTYGLVKEGEQVVVKASSQASSSGMTREIRIDPKDYPIIRWQWKVSNVLKAGDVAKKAGDDYPARIYVTFEYDSAKVGLFGKAKYETAKL